The Mauremys reevesii isolate NIE-2019 linkage group 1, ASM1616193v1, whole genome shotgun sequence genome has a segment encoding these proteins:
- the LOC120378844 gene encoding leptin, protein MEPAQRGGEASREGLSEEGRRKMRCPSLPLCGLLCVWLPLFYSRPVKIDKVKADTKNLTRTIIARIQEHQLFPLNLKINGLDFIPGERPLESLDSMDETLQIFQRILPSLPMENVPVAQIFNDIENLRSLIQTLGSHLSCTFHKSSNLDALGNLTELLTTSPYTTAVVALDRLQKCLHSIVKHLDHIQSC, encoded by the exons GGCCTTAGCGAAGAAGGCAGGAGGAAAATGCGGTGTCCCAGCTTGccgctctgtgggctgctctgcgTTTGGCTGCCTCTCTTCTACAGCCGGCCGGTGAAAATCGACAAGGTCAAGGCCGACACCAAAAACCTCACGCGAACCATCATAGCCCGGATCCAGGAGCACCAG CTCTTCCCGCTGAACTTGAAGATAAATGGACTTGACTTCATCCCCGGAGAGCGACCCTTGGAGAGCTTAGACTCCATGGACGAGACCTTGCAGATATTCCAGAGGATCCTGCCCAGCCTGCCCATGGAAAACGTGCCAGTAGCACAAATCTTCAACGACATAGAGAACCTCCGGAGTCTGATCCAGACCTTGGGTTCTCACCTCAGTTGCACCTTCCACAAATCCTCTAACCTGGACGCTCTGGGGAATCTGACAGAGCTGCTGACTACCTCTCCTTACACCACTGCCGTGGTGGCGCTGGACCGGCTCCAGAAGTGCCTGCACAGCATCGTCAAACATCTGGATCACATTCAGAGCTGCTAG